ttaaattaaatacACCACGCTGGCATCGGTTACCCATGTGGAAGTACCAAAGTATCTCAACAGATAGCCCAGAAGACATGGTAGCAGCATCATCAATATAAACAACAGTTACATAATTACAACTCTGCAAACCAGGAACGAATCCATTTCTCTGAAACTCTGTATTTCGTAAACCTAACCGATTCCTGCTTGAAAAAGTTCCCTTGAGACAGGAAGCGATAGCGCCTCTTGTCTCAAGTACTAAGCAGCATCTGGCCGAAACTGAAATTGTAGAAAGTTCTTTTACCTCATCCTTCAGCTTGTTTTTCTCTTCActccatttttctttctatttctgctgctttacatcCTCACCGCTCTTGTCTACCTCCTTGTTTATTATCTGCATCAGATATCCCACCTAAGCTGACGTGATTTCAGTGAATAGTGAAAGGTATATATCGGTCCGGCGGTAAATGCGAGATCTCGTCACCCAAGCAGTCAACACACAAAGTGGCACGGCAACAGTTATTCATTCTCCACCCGCCTGAAGTCAtggagctcaaaaaaaaaaaactgagagctACACAGCTTCGGCAGACGCAGCATTGACAGCCCGGCTATCGAAGCAGAGTGTTTTATTTCCTGCAGTTATGCGCGGACGGACGAAAGGACAAAATGCACGGACAACACAACGAGGCGGAAACTTAGGCTGTAAATTAATTCCTTCCTTAAATGCCTTCAGGCCTTGTGGTTCACTTTTTAACCATGCAGTGGAGCATTTCATGGAACCCCTACAGGCATTTTGGTCTTGAGGGCTACCGTAAGCCATCCACTACACGCCTCAGCAGCAGGCCATGCAGCCCGAAGacttttgtaatgaggtgtatgTAGGGGGCAAACATGTTtctcccaagaaaaaaaattggaaaaagaaatttaaattttttttattcttggccaggaaatgacgcagtaactgtctcacatatctcggtggacacctgaaccgcgccgtaagggataggataggaaaacttttaatatccaacagtaagagggtagccagagggctacccgcctagacgacggccgaaaggtcttgactctcggcggcggcttcggccagtcgaacgagttgtaactgagtcgccgggtcggagctaaGGGAAGGGCTagaggttggagtgaaagaagaaaggaagaaagaggtgccgtagcggtggtctccagaataatttcgaccacctacggATCTtcacagtgcactgacatcgcacagcacacgggtgcctttcgcgtttcgcctccatcgaaacgcggccgccgcggtctggttcgaacccgggaactccggatcagtagccgagtgccctaaccactgagccaccgcgacgggtctcCCCAAGGACGCCTAACGTAATTTAAGTGCAGCGCGCTTGTCCGAGGACCACTTACCTTCCGTCAGACCTCAGAGTTCCCTGACGAATGCAGCCACGCTTCTGCCTGCGATGGGTCGAAGAGCGCAGCCTTGACTGCACTCAGGGACGCATCTGCGGTGCGTTGCTGGACGACGGCTGAGCTGCTCCAGCGGCCACGCGTTCCCCGCTGGTTGGCGCGCTACCGGCCTCTGGCGAGACGGGCGTGATGATGCACACGATCTGCAGCCGGCACAGTCGCTGGCCGGGCGCGGGGGCAGGGTCTGACGCCAACCGCAGTGAAGCTGCTTTCTGGTCCGGCCCCGTGTTGGCAGGGCAGGGCAAGACGGGAGAACGGATAagttcaaaaaaaaataataaagcaaaAGGGGAGAAAAAGACAACAGGGCCAAAGACTTACACAACTGCAACTAACGCCGGGAAAAAAAGATATTCTATTCCTAAACAATACAGAGGGATTCAAAGACTTCCCAGGCTTGGCCAGGACCATAATTAGCAGTGGTGGACAGGGCCATAAAGAGCGAAGGGCCTAGCTCAAAGCATGCCGCATAACGAGACGAGGACTCCCTAGGCCACCTGAACCTCGACTCTGTCCCTCGAAAGCACGCAACGCTGCTAAGACAATCCCAAACGCACTCATTACCCAATGACTTGACCTTACGCTAAATACAACAGCCCcccacagtcctgtcttgtttgttccttgtcttctgtgtgcgttttattcatgctgcgaaacttgtctccattatgaacacCCCCCCCCCTACCCTCCACTGCCAAGTGTGTGGCTCCATATCCGCGCTGGCCCACACATACTGGAACTGCCCAAGAGCCAACTACACGAAGCATTGTTGTACAACAATATTACTTTATTTACGCTTGCGTAAATTACGGAATGCAGTGAGAGCTAGGTTAAATTTTTGTGATTTTTTCTAACTGCAGTGCACTGGACTGCACTCTCCTCTGGCGACAAATGAGATGAATATGATGTCAGAGTACTAAAGCCAACAGTCGGCGTTGTTACGTACACTTTCATCCCTTCCTCAATGCCTTCCGCCACGGTACGAAGCAGGCGTACCCCGAATGCGAGACTGCAACCACCCATTTACTTTGAGTACCGTAGACTACCCCCTTACGTAGGTCTGTTGACACACATCTGCTGTGGCctcggcaaaaaaagaaaaaaaaaacgttggcaGTTTCACAACGCTTACGCTTGTTGCATAAACCACGAATTTCACCGAAAGCTAGTTGAATATTGTCATTATGATTTGAATATGCGCTCTTTTTCCCCTTAATTAGCCTTTTTTCTCGACTTTAAGGTCCAGTACTGTGGTCATAGAGACATAGCTCCTACACGAACGCGTgccgaaatagctcagttgggagagcgttagactgaagatctaaaggtccctggttcgatcccgggtttcggcacagcttttttttttacttttctacaCTGCCTGTGCAGTTCACGAATGTGGCGTGAGGCACATTCAGGGGGCGGTCACGTGGTCGGTACGATCCGACGCACGCGTCGCCATGGGGGAACGTCGCAGGtatagctctcgctgtaaaatttGAAGAGCTTACTGCTCGGCCGCAgccaaagtaataataataattggtttttggggaaacgaaatggcgcagtatctgtctcatatatcgttggacacctgaaccgcgccgtaagggaagggataaaggagggagtgaaagaagaaaggaagaataggtgccgtagtggagggctccggaataatttcgaccacctatagggatctttaacgtgcactgacatcgcacagcacacgggtgccttagtgtttttcctccataaaaacgcagccgccgcggtcgggttcgaacccggtaactccggatcagcagtcgagcgccctaaccactgagccaccgcggcgggtgcagccaAAGTAGTGGAGCTCGAAGAACGACAGAactgaaaaaaattgcgctcatgtGGTTCCAACCCTCCTATCACTGCATGCACTTTAAGACTCAGTTGAATCACAAAACCATAccgcaccgttttttttttttcgtgaacatTCACTCCGTGACCAGCCCGAGTGGGACTTTTACAGACCAACCGGAAGTTCTTGGTTACTACTTCCCGCGACGACGGAGACACCGCTACCCGAGAGTCATCGTTATAGACAGAATGTTGGGGACATTAGTAATATAGCCTCTAAGTTAGAAACAAAGTTACCTGTGCTCACAAAGACAATTATCCCGCCTCATAACAGCGCTAATTTGAAAAGTGACTCCTTTCTTCTGGTTTCTATTATCTTTCAGTCATAAAATAACTACAATTTTACCTTCCCACTGATCAACATCGAAATTttttgaaaaaagaaacattcccttatgctttCCCTGGTTTAattgactgctggcttccttcatatgtgcaTCTGGGTTGAAGATATCGTGCGTGGTCCGCCCCCTGCCGCTGGCGGCACAGAACACGTTTCGTGTGCTGTGGTTCGTAACCATGCACCGTTTACGGGATGCTGCGTTCGGGAAGAACTTCTAGCGCTGCGCTAACACACTTTAGCAACCTCCCCCCCCCGTTAAACAGAGGCAACGGAAAATCATACTGTACCATGTGGGGCGGCTGGCCGTCGATGTTATCCACCAATGTCGTTTTGTACATCTCCAGCCTCCGCATGGCTGCCTCGTCAATAACACGACCAGTCTCGCTGTTGGCGTACCGCCAGATATGCTGGGACGCATACGCGTCATCCTTGGCACTCTTGTATAGGGGCGCGCCGCCCAGGAGCAAGCTGTCGTCGCTGGAAGAACGGGGAAGAGCGTCATCCACATCGTTGGCAGCACCGAAGAATTCGGTATGGCACCGTTCGGGATCGCTCCAGCTGACGCTCCTGGCGGTCCCTTTAAAGCTCCGTCCGCGGTCCTCCGACCGCAAGGACGGTAACGACGCCTCCGGAGGAGATTCCGCGCCGTCCGTGTACGAAGTCAGCATTATGTCGCTGGGACCAGGATCGACACACCTCACGCTCCTGGCGCTACCTATGAGCCCACGCCTGCATTCCTCGGGCTGCAAGGACGGGAACACCGGCTCCGGGGAAGATTCTGCGCCATCCGCGTACGTGGATAGCATGACTTCTCCAGGACTTAAGCGGCCCATATAGTTGCCGTCGTCTGCTGAAGCCGCTTCGAACAAAACGCTACGGTCTAGCGACAGCTCGTCGCTGCAAGCAACGAGCGACGGCTCCCGCACGACAAAGGGCCCTTGAAACCGATCCTCCGTGGAAGCAGACGCGACGCGTTCGTCGGCAGTGTCGCTGTCAGGGCCTTGCAGACGCGAGAGTTCCGCGTCACTCCGGAACCCCGGCGGTCGACGAGGCGTACCCATCTTCCTGCTGTCCGACGACTGGGAATCCGAAAAGCCCCAGCTGAGATTGACTGCCTGGTCACTGGCTCCTTTGGTAACTTGCGCGACGGTCTTCAAAGCCGAAGTAGCAACAAGTTCTCGCCGTCGCTGTGGCCTCAAATGGCTCCCTCTTCTCCAAGATACTTGAGTTTCATCGGAATCCGAGGGAAGGGCGAGGTCCCTCGAAGAGCGACTAGAAGAGGAAGACCCCGGAAGGGGTGCATCCGTTGCACCCGGAGGCGTACCGGGATTTTGCGTGGCTAGCGGGGAGTGAGCGCCGTGATGATAATGGCTGGCCCTACGGGCTCGGCTCATTCGCCTCCGGGCTGAGGTGCTTGACGATCTGCGACGGCCGTGCCGATCGGTGTGCGGCTGATACATGGTGCTCACGTTTACCAGAAGGGCCATCTCTTTCATGATCCTCGACATCCTGTCCAACGACTCGTGGACCCCCTCGAGGTCTGTCACGTCGGTGCGGGGGGACTCGTCGACGTCGTGATCGGCCTCCGGCTGCGAGCGTTCGCCGCCCATTGGCTCCCACCATTGTTGTGCCGGCGAGCGGGCGAGCGTAATATCGCGCAAGTCGTCAAGTGTACGTTCTCTACGCGGGTATCTCTTCTTGAAGACTTTGACTCTTTCCTTGAAGCCGATGGCCTCGACCCTGGCACGGGGGCtgtttgggaaaaaaaaagagaatgcgcGAGAGAACTGCTAAAGAAGTAATATGCACCTCTGcccgatctttttttttcatacttggAAGTTTTCATCAGTCTTATGAATAAATGAAAACTTCATTGgtccaccgagaaggagcccccAAATCCCCGGTCTCGGCACGCAGGCCTGAGACGTGGGTAGGGGATGCTCCGCAGACTGAGGACTAGTGAAGTTGCATATATAAGGCAGATGAGCAGAGCTCATTTACCTTAGCACTAAACATTGATGAAGTCTACGCTGTCAACTGTCACAGGCACACGATATCATTGCACAATGCATGAGTACGTTATGTGAGGGAATACAGCGCTAAAGAAACAAGGAAGCGACAACACTACAGAGCGTTACGAGCTCGGCTGTGTAGCGTCTATGCACTCTTGCCTCGTCCTCGTTTTTGAACGGTGCTTCCCACAACTAACATTGCGCACCAACTGGTTCGCCCAATGACAGCGTAACATGTCCAACGTTTCTGAACAAAggttttgaatattgaaaaactgttAGGCACTGTTATGAAAACATTGAACATAACGGTCCATTCTTccaatgtgtagcaaaatctttattttagagtttttccatcgctcgcatggggtagttaagactgccacagaaagcCAATAGGGAGCGCTTTTgtcgatagcaaaaacgttaatagcaaaaaaaaaattcaagcctatCGACGGGAgatctgaggatatattgattgctacagTGAAATCTTGCGATATTGCCAAATatgcgttcataaacagtttcccgttcaaaaatgattttgtccagaattattgggtGTGAGCATCCTTAACGCAATGACCGGAGTACTGATCTACCACAGACCATCTGCGTGTTACCATTTCCTTACCTGTttaatctgttttctttttttttgctgtgaccTGCCTATGAATCTATATGCTTAGTACATTAATGCCGAACTACATTCGAACAAATGAACATAAAAGATTTTCCGGGTAACCTTACCCTCACGGTTTTCGTGTTCCCCGTGCAACCACTGTTCTGAATACATCGCTCATACCTGCAATAGCTTTCGCAAGCAACAGTTTATGAAAATGGAACCTTCCGGCCTCGTACTTTTCTCCCTACATAATATCCTGACATTCAAAGCTTTAATTACAGGTTAAATAAAgcgaaaagcaaaacaaaaagagcGAATGAAAGCGCCACACAACCTCGACCCCGTGGAAAAAGATCCCCTTTTGACTACAACGCCGTATAGATGGGGTCTGGAAGTACCGTAAAAACCAACACATAATTCCCGCTTTACTCCTTTTCCAACAGTTCAGTGAGTAAAATTGTTTGTCTGGTATTAAATGCGGCTTCCAACATTATTAGCTCTCG
This portion of the Amblyomma americanum isolate KBUSLIRL-KWMA chromosome 10, ASM5285725v1, whole genome shotgun sequence genome encodes:
- the LOC144108849 gene encoding uncharacterized protein LOC144108849 isoform X1, with the translated sequence MEPDVKQESRSNPFNICPLLHKFEKELCRQIVLLTIRLDPAHSPTPPTLVRREARQDAKQIQEDWERLKRDILAGQHGAAFTYRLRNLEQLEQVVLFTDQCAGPGAAPLSQRSSFDASRNAPPMADSESLPEEALSDAEPCEGFKTPPMSSCSSPLSPPSIVSPSTPQSLQSPQSPVSSRSLSEFSATGSVRQNSPFSSSPGGLLRRSRSQDSPRARVEAIGFKERVKVFKKRYPRRERTLDDLRDITLARSPAQQWWEPMGGERSQPEADHDVDESPRTDVTDLEGVHESLDRMSRIMKEMALLVNVSTMYQPHTDRHGRRRSSSTSARRRMSRARRASHYHHGAHSPLATQNPGTPPGATDAPLPGSSSSSRSSRDLALPSDSDETQVSWRRGSHLRPQRRRELVATSALKTVAQVTKGASDQAVNLSWGFSDSQSSDSRKMGTPRRPPGFRSDAELSRLQGPDSDTADERVASASTEDRFQGPFVVREPSLVACSDELSLDRSVLFEAASADDGNYMGRLSPGEVMLSTYADGAESSPEPVFPSLQPEECRRGLIGSARSVRCVDPGPSDIMLTSYTDGAESPPEASLPSLRSEDRGRSFKGTARSVSWSDPERCHTEFFGAANDVDDALPRSSSDDSLLLGGAPLYKSAKDDAYASQHIWRYANSETGRVIDEAAMRRLEMYKTTLVDNIDGQPPHMQLHCGWRQTLPPRPASDCAGCRSCASSRPSRQRPVARQPAGNAWPLEQLSRRPATHRRCVPECSQGCALRPIAGRSVAAFVREL
- the LOC144108849 gene encoding uncharacterized protein LOC144108849 isoform X2, translated to MEPDVKQESRSNPFNICPLLHKFEKELCRQIVLLTIRLDPAHSPTPPTLVRREARQDAKQIQEDWERLKRDILAGQHGAAFTYRLRNLEQLEQVVLFTDQCAGPGAAPLSQRSSFDASRNAPPMADSESLPEEALSDAEPCEGFKTPPMSSCSSPLSPPSIVSPSTPQSLQSPQSPVSSRSLSEFSATGSVRQNSPFSSSPGGLLRRSRSQDSPRARVEAIGFKERVKVFKKRYPRRERTLDDLRDITLARSPAQQWWEPMGGERSQPEADHDVDESPRTDVTDLEGVHESLDRMSRIMKEMALLVNVSTMYQPHTDRHGRRRSSSTSARRRMSRARRASHYHHGAHSPLATQNPGTPPGATDAPLPGSSSSSRSSRDLALPSDSDETQVSWRRGSHLRPQRRRELVATSALKTVAQVTKGASDQAVNLSWGFSDSQSSDSRKMGTPRRPPGFRSDAELSRLQGPDSDTADERVASASTEDRFQGPFVVREPSLVACSDELSLDRSVLFEAASADDGNYMGRLSPGEVMLSTYADGAESSPEPVFPSLQPEECRRGLIGSARSVRCVDPGPSDIMLTSYTDGAESPPEASLPSLRSEDRGRSFKGTARSVSWSDPERCHTEFFGAANDVDDALPRSSSDDSLLLGGAPLYKSAKDDAYASQHIWRYANSETGRVIDEAAMRRLEMYKTTLVDNIDGQPPHMKAASLRLASDPAPAPGQRLCRLQIVCIITPVSPEAGSAPTSGERVAAGAAQPSSSNAPQMRP